In the Phyllopteryx taeniolatus isolate TA_2022b chromosome 1, UOR_Ptae_1.2, whole genome shotgun sequence genome, GATTTCTCCATTTTGTTAGTCGTTAGCCACAGTGAGATATTGTTAGCCAAGCTCTGACGTGTGCGTCAGTGTAATTAATGTGTGTACCAGGAAATCGTGCACTGACAGACAAATGTTCCGCATTTGTTTGGAAAGCAAATTTTTCacacacttatttttttcttttgtgacacccCTAACATCTGAACAGTGGTTTTATTCCATAAAACAGCTAAAATAACTTATAAAAAGGCTCTAGATCTCACATCAAAGATCTCGTGGTACTTTGTCACATTtatgacacacacaaacttatGCTAAATGCCACGAAACATCTGGTACCAAATCTGTTCAAGTGAAAAATGCTTTAACTAGTACAACTTGCAGCCTGCGATAGCCGCCATTTCCTCTTCCTCGAAAGTTGTAATGTTTGGGTGGGACGAAGCAAACTGGGTGTGATCTTGATTTGCAAAATGGCACCTCGCTGCAATCTGCTGGCAATTGTGCCTCATTAACATTGTCTGCAGACTTGACAATACCACACCCATCCCTCCCCgtcaaaaaaaagggaaagtgGTGAAATCACGTTCTCGGCACTGAACGTTGGGATTCTAAACTTCTAAAAAACTCTAAACTTGTACGTTGGGGGCACTCATACATCAAAGTGGCAGCGCATTCCAACCTTTTGTGAAAGCGACGACACATTCATGCCAAATCTCTCCGCCCGCTTCTTCAGCTGATCCATGTTGACCTGCGACAGACATGAGAAACTTTAACGCACAACAAGTGGAGGAACGTGACGCCCGGCGGCGGTTCTTACCGGAGCGCTCCCGGCCACGACGGCGCCTGTGCGGGAGAAGGAAATGATACAGATTGCGCACTCGTTGAACATGATGCTGAAGAGTCATCATACACACCTGTGGATGGACTTGAAACACTGATCGGTAACCCAAACCTGCAAGTAGAAACACATCATGACATATTCTATTAGTCcgtgacaaaaacacacataatTGCTTTATATTTCAAACTTTAtatttctctgaaccttttgatgatattatggaccgtagatgatgaaatccctaaattccttgcaattgtacgttgaggaacattgtccttaaactgttggactattttctcacgcacttgttcacaaagaggtgaacctcaccccatctttgcttgtgaatgactgagcaattcagggaagctccttttctacccaatcgtggcacccacctgttcccaatgagcctgttcacctgtgggatgttccaaacaggtgtttgatgagcattcctcaactttctcactctttttttgccacctgtcccagcttttttggaacgtgttgcagccataaaattctaagtgaatgattatttgctaaaaacaaagtttatcaatttcaacagtaaatatcttgtctttgtagtgtattcaattaaatataggttgaacatgatttgaaaatcattgtattctgtttttatgtatttatgtttaacactacgtcccaactttattggaattggggttgtatttatttgctcccttctcaaattcttgtttGCAGTTTTCCTATGTTCAGGTTTAAgattgtcaaataaatgtaaatgtcagacaaCGATATCCCAAGTAATCATTAAATgcagctttaaaatgtttttatttatcaaggggggaaaaaaaacattcaatccCACCTGACCCAGTGTGAAAAAGTAGTACCCCcaccccttgttaaatcatgactcAACTGGCTAATCAAATCACTCCACGGCACTGTACGAAACAAGTGCATGTGCCAAGTACTCACAGTGTTTCActatttccacattttgttatgttacaccGTCATTGCAAAATGGAATCAATGAattttttccttcaaaattccacacacaccaccacaTAAAGATGATGTGAAAAACATTTGCCAATGTAttagaaaataaacaactaaaacATCACATGTACGTAAGTATTCGCAGCCTTTGCTGATGCCCCTTGTCTCTTTGAATATGACACCACAAGCTTGGCACGCCCATCTTTGGGCAGTCGcgcccattcctctttgcagcaccTCTCAAGCTCCGTCGGGTCGGACAGAGATGTCGGATCGGATTTAAGGCGGGCCAAACTCATTTCATCATCAGATGAAATTACTATTGTTGTACGCAGAAATGTAGCAGGTTTTTCTGAATAAAGAGCACTAACGTTTACAGTGAAGTAGTTCTGACGAATCCTTTTGGTATTCACTGATTTCTCcgcaatgaaaataataatcaatccCTTGGCAAATCGACACAGTAACGTGGGTCTCACCTGGCGGCACGCTGAACCTTCTTGTCTTCAGTTGATGCCGGCAGGTTGAAACGTTCAGCACGTTTCTGTAGTCGCTGCTcgacaaaagaacacatttgcGGAAAAATGTGAGAAATTTGCATGGctgtattaacaaaataataagaataaaattgaCTTGTGCTGGATCACGTCACACATACTTCACTGGCAGTCGCTGGAGGACATATCTTCACAATCTTCTTTTCAGTGGGCCTAAAACaagcacagaaaaaaatgacaaagattGAAGAGTGGCCATTACTTACTATATCACGATTCATTTATTGcagttgatttatttctttattttaaggTCAGTGTAGTGCAATTAGTCACCTGCATATCTCCTTTGTAGGCCAATTGACTTAAATGTGGCGGAAATGACTCACAGAAGGTCAATTGGGCTAATGTTCTTAGCAGATAAAGAAACCTTATTTAAAACAAGCCACAATTATAGTTTTATGaattaaattcacaaataccaaccttagccTAACGAATAGCAAATGCACACGCATAACAATGGCgtcagtcattgttctgcttgatgtgtccgctttcacaaaaaggctttttttccctccagaaacagatttggttGAAAGCAGCCTacatttgactgctgattactaaagaacagtaCAAGCTagagaaactttttttctgatgaaagtagAGAttctgatctttcttttggtgtttacatcgtcacagtacacaatattctgtgggacTTGATAAATGAGTGAAATTACTCGAAAAGTCTaagggttccctgctcaggaaacggctggcggtgaatgagttaagaagcAATGTtcagcttgattttctacaactacagtaatGTAGTCTACAACATCAccgcaatgaattctgggttcCCACAATGCTTTGTCGACTACATTGCCAGGACCGTGAGTGTGAGGAACGGTTCAAATGGTTACCTAAGGAACACGTCCGCATGGCCTGTCGTTCAGGCAAGGCACACACACCTAATAGGCAcgtacaaatgtttttgaaaaattattttaaaatatcccCACTTGGGTATGTGCTACTTAAACCAACAACATGGCTGGAGCCAGAAAGGACACACTGACCCCTGGAGTAACTACTTTTCTCTACATCAGCAGAGAGAGACAACcgttttcaacactttatattggtcaataatttgaaaaaataacagAGCCATGTGGGGACTGAGCAAATTTGGACACGCAAGGTTTTGGCCAGCGATGGGCTTTTAAGCGAAAGGGAAAACTACAAATTCATTAGAATcggaaatcagatttttgggggaacaaagattttatttttagactatttcccaaaaataaacCTCCACCTCACTTAGTGAGTCCAAACTTCAATGCTGCTGCGCCACAAGCCTTCACAATCTCCCtttgcaaacaaaataaaagattcaAGCATGCGAACGTGTCCACGCAAGATGAGCGACGGCCACGCTTGATGCAAAAGACAAAGCTGGAAATGTTGGCTGCCGTCGGCAACGTGAGAATGCTGGagattcatccattcattcattcattttccgtaccgattatcctcacgcgggccgcgtgctggagcccatcccagctatcttcgggcgaggggcGAGACaaacattggggaaaaaaaacactcacaacTCAGCCACAGGAGATTCCGATTCTTTGACGTCTTTGCCGTTGTCTACAATTTCCCCTTTTGCGAAGTCCTACAACACAAATGGAAAACGTCGTCATCTCTACGTCACCCGAAGGAAAGAGCGTCGGTTTGCCGGCAGAGACGACTGACAACATTACCACGGCGTCATCTGCCAGCACGTCGTCCACGTCCACATCATCATCTGTGGGAAAGCAATGAGAGACAATGTGTGGCACATGACACGATTTGTGGATTTTAATAACATAATAGAAAAAAACCTGTGACGATGGAATCATTGAAAGGTGAAGTGCGCAATTGCAGAATTTGCAGAGCAAGCATAGCGAGCATGAGCCCAGTCACGATAACTACTATATCGACTAATCGttcaataaatacaatggacacgacggtttttccggactcgataaatggtCATTGGTGCGGTGAGTTGGTAGAGTTGAACGGCTGAGTTATTAGCCGCTAGCAAGCTTGTGGAACGCTTTTGCCGGTGTTGGCTCAGTCCAATACGCAgtcttgctccatgtgcagcgctGAGATTCACGGAGACTCTTCAGATAAAGTCAACCGTTTCTTGTGTTCGCTAGCCCGGCCGCGAGCCAACGAACTACCGAGCAagtgagttaaggagctaaacaccTCTCTCCGCCGCGGCAACATAGTTTAAAACGTCAGCGATTCACTCCGAGTTGCCGTGTGCGTTAGCCTCCTATTAACACAAACGCGGGAAAGTTAACGGCTTCTTACACATAAtcacagcggcacacgttattcagccagtagttgactacagtCAACATATATTTGATGATTAGttgaagggctcgtcttcagcaGACCAAACACACAGTCTTGCAGCTCGAGGGTGGGCCTTAATCtttatgatttcagaggcataaaaaaaaaccgTTATCATTTAgcatgatagttttggggaaattatatcgtgtttcaattttgttttatcgtgacaggcctagtgAGGATATACAACATTACAGACTCTATCCTACTTAAAAACATTCCGACATACAAATTTTATCTGCAGTTCTTCCACAAGTCCAAATTTTGAAACATCCTGGAGGGCAGATACCTGCTGCCCTGTCATATGTCTGTTGTCTGACCTCTTTGCAAAGATGATAAACTGCACAAGTTACTCTTAAGACTTCAAAGATTGATTTCAGGTATACGTGTGTGACTCACCGTGCTCGTCCAGGTAGGCCTGCAGGCGTGCGATCAGCTCTCCCTTGTTTCCCTTGGTCTCCAGCCCTCTGGCTTCACACTCCTGCCTCAGCTCGGCAAGCTGAGAGGCGGCACAGAAACAGTCACTAATTCAACAATGTTCAACGCTTAAGAACACACCGCGGGTTCATGAATGTTTGCGACATTGCAAGCGTGTTTACCACCAACACGCATCTTGCCATTTATTGCTTCAGTGACAGTCTGCCAGCTACTACTTTGCATTTGTATGTGAACGGGTGGGGACTGTTTTCGGGGTAGCAGATCAAATCCAAACCAAAGGTCGTCAAAAACTTTCCAGTGTCGCAAGATTTTGCAGCTTGACGTGCCGGCGGTTCTTGCTAAAGCTTAAGTTGTATTTTAGCCCAGCAAGCGTAACCTTAAAAGAACATCTGTGTGCTCCTACATTCtaatttttcaataaatattgatttattAATCCCTCAAGGTACAGGTGTCAGAGGTCATTTTATGTAgcccactaaagcaaatcaagtgtgtctacttcatgtttcctgGTAAATGGGCTTGTTCTTTACATTTTGACTGAAAATTGCGATTTCTACACTTTTTACAGATAGCACAACTTCAGTATTGTTTTcaccaaaataaattgaacaatggTTGTCGAAATATTTGACTCCTGATTTCCAGGTCAATTTGTTGTaaacataatgaaataaaaaggcaatGGTGTATAATATGAAGAGGTACTTGTACATCTGTATTTTTCAGTGGTGAGGGGCCTCTGAGGCGAAACACAACTACGATGTTTTGGTTTGCGCACAACTACGAtttggggtggtggtggggggttgCTCAGCTACGATGTGGGCCCGCAAAGAAAATGAACTTGACATCCTTGCCTCATATTTCCAAATGtcgagagattttttttgttcgaCCCCTTCGAAATTATTCCTACGACTTAAGTCGGATTCTGCAACCTTCAAAGTCCTTTTTCAAGGGTATTGGTGCGCTTTAGCTCGGGAGTGTCATGCTGGGACAACGTGAACGCAAGCTAACGGTTAGCTTTAGCAGCCGCTCAAACCATTCCACCCTTCCAAACTTCTCCCGCTTCACAGCCAGAGGACATTGAAGGCGACGGGCGTTCCAACATATACTTCGTGATTAAAGCTCGTCATTGGGAGTCCAATAGTCGCTATTGTGTGGCACTACCAACCTTGAGTTTGTGCAGCTCTATCACGTCAGCCATCTTGttttgttgatgaatggcttccTGATCGTCCTCCAATCAaacaccttcttcttcttcttcttcttctttttcccaaAAAACAGGCGCGCACATAgctatgaacacacacacacacgtgtgtgtgtatatatatgtatatatatatatacatatatgtatatatatatatatacatatatacacatatatatagatatatatacatatatatacacatacatatagatatatatacatatatatacacgtacatatatatatatacaaatatatatatatatacatatatatacacatatatatacacatacacatacatatgtatacacatacatatgtatacacatatgtatatatatacatatatatatatatacacatatgtatatatatacatatatatatatatacatatatatatatatacatatgtatatatatatatgtatatatacgtatatatatatatatatatgtatatatacatatatatatacgtatatatatatatatatacgtatatatatatacatatatatatacacgtgtatatatatacatacatatatatatataaatatatatatacatacacacacacatatatatatatatatatatatatataaatatatatatatatatatacatacacacatatatatatatatatatatacatacacacacatatatatatatatatatatatacatacacacacacacacatatatatatatatatacacatatatataaatatatatatatatatacacatatatataaatatatatatatatatatacatacacacatatatatatatatatatatatatacacacacacacatatatatatatatatatatacacacacacacacatatatatatatatatatatatatacacacacacacacatacatatatatatatatatatatatacatatatacatatatatatatatatatatagatatgtatatatatatatacaaatatatatatatacaaatatatatatatatatatatatatatacgtatatatatatatatatatatatatatatatacgtatatatatatacgtatatatatatatatgtatacgtatatatatatacacgtatatatatatatgtatacgtatatatatatatacgtatatatatatgtatatatatgtatatatatagcttatatatatacataaaaaaaaaaaatatatatatatatatatatatatgcacatagcTATGAACACAGCGCGTATCGAGGCAATTTAAAAATCTCtctcttgaatgaatcacttaacACAAAAAATGATGACACACTGTTATTTCTgaataagcactttcaaaatcctctgccctcttaagcccatgccattttcccaaagtgaGAGAAAAACGTTATACAACCTGCCATACCagtgatgaacattttaagcacacgGAATACGttgacaaataatgtattttacacttgatggggggaaattacttggtcaaaccttgttttgtaatacatagtcATTGACGAGGGCCAGAAAGACGCCAAAATGCaacgcagcacatactgtatgtggtcaaAATCCAGCggcctgtgattatgcacatggccagcaggtggtttcgtgtgcaatgaagcatcaagaaatgaaccattaccccaaccaatggctgaagtgttacaATGCTTAATGAAGCTTAATCTCGCCATCACTAGCAAAAaagcatggaaagccaagacaacacctaaaatctatcaataatcaaacagcaatccagccccttgtcagtgcaaatggatATCAGCTGGTtgagtcctaattgatggcctccAAAAAgatctcattgccaaggtgtgagtcaagacatctcatgatagagaagagcagagagctgtctcgaGACCATCGctaactaattgttgcaaaacataacgatggcattggttacaggcgcatctGAACAAAGAGAACCTGTGGAAATAGCTTCAAAAAGGAGGGTTAGCGTCAGGCCTCAACTGATGCAGGTAAGCCAGTGATGCGGATATTTCAATGTCTGCTTCATCCTCCAAGTCATTCACTTTAGCTTGTTCACAATGGTTCCGTGCAGCAGAGCAGGTGCTCTCCAGCTTCTGAATTCGATGGTCCACCTCCGTGGCTGTTGTAAACAGCTAAAACctggtacacacacagacaatcggcctgtttcttaaacaaaaggtgctctgtcctgagttgtttaacaaatctacatgtaaatatcatgaaatgaaagctggaattctgaacttttgtctcatattcatcttttgttttgaatcccaaatgtcttcagtatacaacaaaaacaaaggacttgACCTTGgcgttccaataattttggaggGTTCTTCCCATCAGCTTTGGAATTCTCAAAACGCAGGCTGTGGCTGACACCGCCCGTGGAAAGCCTGCTGGAAACATCCTGGTCTCAAACTTTGTCAGGTCTCGTTTGTTTTCTACATCACCGGAAGTCCTTCGTCCAATGAAAACTCTTACAAAAAAACTTATAAACTACAGTATTTAGAGTTGATGGATTATTCTTTCCTCTTTTGTGTGATTCTGTTTGATCGTCCACTTGGCCTTGTAAGAATTGGATGTGCAGTTTTTCTCATGTGAAATTAAATCCATGGATTTAGTATCTGTGAGGAATTCTCAAGCCTACATTTGGGATAGGTCTTCTGCCGTTGACACTGTTGCGTGTCTCTCATGGTGAAGAAGTCAGTTCGTGacacacaaatggaaaatggTTTTGTTTCACTCACCTGACGGTTGCTCCACtcattgcatgttctccccgtgcctacgtgggttttctcccacatcccgaaaacaagcatgcaaggttaattgaggactctaaattgcccgtaggtgtgactgtgagtgcagatggttgtttatacagtatgtgccctgcaattgggtggcgaccagttcagggtgtaccccgcctctcgcccgaagatagctgggatgggctccagcatacccgcgacccgcgtgtggagaagcggtacggaaaatggatggttggaagtTTGACAGGCTtattaacattactcttctctgggGTGTGTGGAATTTACTTGCCATTTCTTGGGCCTGCTGAATGCCACTTTAAAGTGTTGCCTGTTAAGGGCCAAAAACTGCTCAATTTCAGAAAACAACATTCCAACCAAAAAGTAGCGATTTTAGCTTTATTTTCAATGTGAATTTGTTTACCAAACAACGAGATAGTACTGCAATGTACACAACTTTTTACACGCATCGTCAGCCTCAGAGATGATATGGGGGGCCTTTGTTTGATCCTGTTGCTTTTTACAATGGAAAAAATTCAGCGCCTGCATACACTCGCAGACGCGCACGCACTCAGGGCTGCATGCGAATGGCCCCGTCCAGTCTAATGACCTCGCCGTTAATCATGGGGTTCTCGGCCAGCGACGTCACCAAGTGGGCAAACTCGGAGGGGTCGCCCAGACGTGACGGGAAGGGCACTTGGCGAGCCAGAAACG is a window encoding:
- the sarnp gene encoding SAP domain-containing ribonucleoprotein, which gives rise to MADVIELHKLKLAELRQECEARGLETKGNKGELIARLQAYLDEHDDDVDVDDVLADDAVDFAKGEIVDNGKDVKESESPVAELPTEKKIVKICPPATASERLQKRAERFNLPASTEDKKVQRAARFGLPISVSSPSTGAVVAGSAPVNMDQLKKRAERFGMNVSSLSQKMEADEKLIKRKERFGILTGGGAAGSADIQAKKMKRAARFGIV